One genomic region from Mycobacterium basiliense encodes:
- a CDS encoding site-specific DNA-methyltransferase translates to MSLTVTREQRDASALTKDEWREYTKTVWSIANTSDVEHPAVFPPEIPRRLIKMFSFIGEVVLDPFAGTGTTGHVAAELNRHGVCIDQNKAYVKRMLQEKAALNGTGDQFAPSLGDARRLDLEDNSVGVAVTSPPYWNKANYGNGRNNLGNIAGYLEFIESLRPAFAEVLRVLAPGRKFCVNTANVNQHTEHGLLTFPLATDFVNLLREVGFLLVNEIIWNKDGTGGKWGSANGQRPIFGSYPYPPNFLFKNVHEYIIIAAKPPVKKSTGKTVLPYDTIMRKPDPHTMSE, encoded by the coding sequence GTGAGTCTTACTGTCACCCGCGAGCAGCGGGACGCCAGCGCACTTACCAAAGATGAGTGGCGAGAGTACACGAAGACCGTGTGGAGTATTGCGAACACTTCCGACGTTGAGCATCCTGCCGTTTTTCCTCCGGAGATCCCGCGACGCCTCATAAAGATGTTCAGCTTCATCGGGGAGGTGGTGCTAGATCCCTTCGCTGGCACTGGCACTACTGGACATGTGGCGGCCGAGCTCAATCGTCATGGGGTATGCATCGACCAGAACAAGGCGTACGTCAAGCGGATGCTTCAGGAAAAGGCAGCTTTGAATGGCACGGGAGATCAGTTCGCGCCGTCGTTAGGCGACGCCCGTAGGCTCGACTTGGAGGACAACTCGGTTGGCGTGGCGGTCACAAGTCCGCCGTACTGGAACAAAGCGAATTACGGGAACGGCCGAAATAACCTAGGCAATATCGCTGGCTACCTGGAGTTCATTGAGTCCCTTCGGCCGGCCTTCGCCGAGGTCCTGAGAGTTCTCGCTCCTGGTCGTAAGTTTTGTGTCAACACTGCCAACGTTAACCAGCACACAGAGCATGGCTTACTGACATTCCCGCTGGCGACCGACTTCGTCAACCTTCTCCGCGAGGTCGGCTTCCTCCTAGTCAACGAAATCATCTGGAACAAGGACGGAACCGGCGGCAAGTGGGGTTCCGCCAACGGCCAGCGGCCAATCTTTGGCAGCTACCCTTACCCACCGAATTTCCTATTCAAGAACGTGCATGAGTACATCATCATTGCGGCGAAACCCCCGGTGAAGAAATCAACAGGCAAGACGGTGCTGCCGTACGACACCATAATGCGGAAGCCCGACCCTCATACGATGTCTGAATGA